A window of Acropora muricata isolate sample 2 chromosome 3, ASM3666990v1, whole genome shotgun sequence contains these coding sequences:
- the LOC136911441 gene encoding adenosine receptor A2a-like: MANEGYTTFFVALNVFLSVIALIGNLLILVALRKVTSINPPTKLLLQCLAASDLCVGLIEQPLFVAFLLNDFGSPTASYYVGKVYGALSFILCGVSIVTAATISIDRLLALILGLSYKLTVTVERVRKVVIIVWLESFLVGLSHWIGLRYIAYGSSFVVTLFSIFTSAFSFTKIALKLRQQQAQVQQRVGQEQVNGGEIPLNIARYKKMVHSVAWLQMALIVCYMPIISLILFTIVNQRFEKEFLYRSAITVVFLNSSINPILYCWRIREVKREVKNILKQIYQRSST; encoded by the coding sequence ATGGCGAACGAGGGATATACTACATTTTTTGTCGCattgaatgtttttctttctgtcatTGCATTGATTGGCAATTTGTTAATCCTCGTTGCACTTCGTAAGGTGACTTCCATCAATCCACCAACAAAACTGTTGTTGCAATGTCTAGCAGCTTCTGATCTTTGCGTTGGTCTTATTGAACAGCCACTCTTTGTTGCTTTTTTGCTGAATGACTTCGGTTCGCCAACAGCTTCATACTATGTAGGCAAAGTGTACGGTGCCTTAAGCTTTATCTTGTGCGGAGTTTCGATTGTGACAGCAGCTACCATTAGCATTGACAGGCTTCTCGCGTTGATATTAGGACTGAGCTACAAACTTACTGTGACAGTAGAGCGAGTTCGCAAAGTTGTCATTATTGTTTGGCTGGAATCCTTTTTAGTTGGCCTGTCACATTGGATTGGTTTGCGTTACATAGCTTACGGGTCATCATTTGTTGTcactttattttccatttttacatCGGCGTTCTCATTCACAAAGATCGCCCTGAAATTACGACAGCAGCAAGCTCAAGTTCAACAACGTGTTGGGCAAGAACAGGTTAACGGTGGAGAAATTCCACTGAACATTGCACGTTACAAGAAGATGGTTCACAGCGTAGCTTGGCTTCAGATGGCATTGATTGTTTGCTATATGCCGATAATTTCTCTCATTTTATTCACAATAGTAAACCAACGGTTTGAAAAAGAATTTCTTTATCGTTCTGCAATCACCGTTGTCTTTTTGAATTCTTCTATTAACCCGATTCTCTACTGTTGGAGAATTCGCGAAGTTAAGAGAGAAGTTAAAAACATATTGAAACAGATTTACCAGCGTTCTTCTACTTGA